One Peptostreptococcus equinus genomic window carries:
- a CDS encoding NAD(P)-binding domain-containing protein, translated as MLLLNRKDIESIFAMTDAIEADKKAFSMFSLDKCKSPIRTNFKSENADGSILYMPGYIKDLGISGLKIVSVFPENHKYNLPSTPGTVLLVDDKNGLVNCILDGTYVTELRTGAASGAAISLLANKGSKIGALIGCGGQAESQLDAMLTGCETLEEIRIYSRNKDKRTAFAKRMQEKYKSVKIIASPNSDEAIDNADVIIMVTTSSVPVINGDKVKKGALVSGVGSYMPNMHEFDEKTLIKADKIYFDSKDAVLSEAGCIITPLKKGKISESDFTGDLGDLINGNIPSRESEDEIIVFKTVGISVQDLVTAKMIFDKAVENNIGYEWK; from the coding sequence ATGTTATTATTAAATAGAAAAGATATAGAAAGTATTTTTGCAATGACGGATGCGATTGAAGCTGATAAGAAGGCTTTTTCAATGTTTAGTTTAGATAAATGTAAATCGCCAATAAGAACAAATTTTAAATCAGAAAATGCCGATGGTAGTATATTATATATGCCTGGTTATATTAAAGATTTAGGTATTTCTGGATTAAAAATAGTTTCTGTTTTTCCTGAGAACCATAAATATAATTTACCATCTACACCTGGAACTGTTTTGTTAGTAGATGATAAAAATGGATTAGTAAATTGTATATTGGACGGAACTTATGTAACAGAACTTAGAACTGGAGCGGCTTCTGGAGCAGCTATATCTTTATTAGCTAATAAAGGTTCAAAGATAGGAGCTCTAATAGGATGTGGTGGACAAGCAGAATCACAATTAGATGCAATGCTAACTGGATGTGAAACACTAGAAGAAATAAGAATATACAGTAGAAATAAAGATAAAAGGACAGCTTTTGCAAAAAGAATGCAAGAAAAATATAAGTCAGTAAAAATAATAGCTAGTCCTAATTCTGATGAAGCTATAGATAATGCAGATGTTATAATTATGGTAACTACATCCTCAGTACCAGTAATAAATGGAGATAAGGTAAAAAAAGGAGCTTTAGTGAGCGGTGTTGGATCATATATGCCTAATATGCATGAGTTTGATGAAAAAACATTGATTAAGGCAGATAAAATATATTTTGATTCAAAAGATGCCGTGCTATCTGAAGCTGGTTGTATAATTACACCACTTAAAAAAGGAAAAATAAGCGAAAGTGATTTTACAGGTGACTTAGGAGACTTAATAAATGGTAATATACCATCAAGGGAATCTGAAGATGAGATAATAGTATTTAAGACTGTTGGAATCAGTGTTCAAGATTTAGTTACTGCTAAGATGATTTTTGATAAGGCTGTAGAAAACAATATAGGATATGAATGGAAATAA
- the selA gene encoding L-seryl-tRNA(Sec) selenium transferase, whose protein sequence is MSKENPKRKLFAMLPSVDEVLNDKKIMELSEKLPRSIIVEAIRNTIECTRNLIVDLKDNQIDSFKLDYNSLIDNCVDLAHNNYNLSLKKVINATGIVVHTNLGRSLISESIKGELWQAASRYSNLEYDIEEGKRGSRYSHLKDMIKRLTGAEDVLVVNNNAAAVLLVLSTLAKGGQAIVSRGELVEVGGAFRIPSIMQLSGAELVEVGATNKTHYNDYEDAITDNTKVLMKVHTSNYRIMGFSEAVSLEEMRILGDKYDIPVIEDLGSGVFVNLSKYGMTYEPTIYDSINKGVDVVSFSGDKMLGGPQAGIIVGKKKYIEKMKKNQLTRALRVDKMTIATLEATLRLYLNEDEAMEKIPTLKMLTYTKEELFKKAKGLQREINNYTEVADNINIEIEECKGQVGGGSMPTEELDSYAVTISSNNISVSQIEKALRLSDKHIIARVYEDKYILDVRTIFEEEFRDIAIELKKTFGGK, encoded by the coding sequence ATGTCAAAGGAAAATCCAAAAAGAAAATTATTTGCTATGTTACCTTCAGTAGATGAGGTACTCAATGATAAGAAAATTATGGAATTGAGTGAGAAATTACCAAGATCTATAATTGTAGAAGCAATTAGAAATACAATTGAATGCACTAGAAATTTAATAGTTGATTTAAAAGATAATCAAATAGATTCTTTTAAATTAGATTATAATAGCCTAATTGATAATTGTGTAGATTTGGCTCATAATAATTATAATCTTTCCTTAAAAAAAGTAATCAATGCTACGGGTATAGTCGTGCATACAAATTTAGGGAGATCGTTGATAAGTGAAAGCATAAAAGGTGAATTATGGCAGGCAGCATCCAGATATTCTAATCTAGAATATGATATTGAAGAAGGAAAGAGAGGATCAAGGTATTCTCATCTTAAGGATATGATTAAAAGATTAACAGGGGCAGAGGATGTATTAGTAGTAAATAATAATGCGGCAGCTGTTTTATTGGTTCTTAGTACACTTGCAAAAGGTGGACAAGCAATAGTTTCTAGAGGTGAATTAGTGGAAGTGGGTGGAGCATTTAGAATACCTAGCATTATGCAACTTAGTGGTGCTGAACTAGTAGAAGTAGGGGCTACAAATAAGACTCATTATAATGATTACGAAGATGCAATTACAGATAATACAAAGGTACTTATGAAGGTACATACAAGTAATTATAGAATTATGGGATTTTCTGAAGCTGTTTCTTTAGAAGAGATGAGAATATTAGGAGACAAATATGATATTCCTGTAATAGAAGATTTAGGCAGTGGTGTATTTGTAAATTTATCAAAATATGGTATGACATATGAACCAACAATATATGATTCAATCAATAAGGGTGTTGATGTCGTAAGTTTTAGTGGTGATAAAATGCTAGGTGGACCACAGGCAGGTATAATAGTTGGTAAGAAGAAATATATTGAAAAAATGAAAAAAAATCAACTTACAAGAGCACTTAGAGTTGATAAAATGACAATAGCTACACTAGAAGCAACACTTAGGTTATATCTAAATGAAGATGAAGCTATGGAGAAAATACCTACGCTAAAAATGCTTACATATACAAAAGAAGAGCTATTTAAAAAGGCAAAGGGTTTACAAAGAGAAATTAATAATTATACAGAAGTTGCAGATAATATAAATATTGAAATTGAGGAGTGTAAAGGTCAAGTTGGCGGTGGTTCAATGCCTACAGAAGAATTAGATTCCTATGCTGTGACTATATCCTCAAATAATATAAGTGTAAGCCAAATAGAAAAAGCGTTACGTCTATCTGATAAACATATAATTGCTAGAGTTTATGAAGATAAATATATTTTAGATGTTAGAACAATATTTGAAGAAGAATTTAGAGATATAGCAATAGAATTAAAAAAAACCTTTGGAGGTAAGTAA
- a CDS encoding sigma 54-interacting transcriptional regulator, with translation MLNMQIDSSTKRMKYDDLVRMYQTQKIIIQTMNQGLSAIDTEGRLIIWNKFMEDRYKISASEILGKKMSDFLVDTISERVLNTKVSISDIYYNKDFQENKNQYGVVQAYPVYQGKTFLGVVCTEVDIIDASKISKELEATQEKIKYLENEVRNLSGSYFDNILGNSYLLEKAKSMAKQVATTNSSIMIHGESGTGKEVFARAIHDYSQRQGTFIPVNCSAIPQELFESEFFGYEPGAFTGATRTGKAGIFELADGGTIFLDEIGELPHNMQAKLLRVLQEREFMRVGGSDIIKVNVRVISASNKNLKELVEEGKFRDDLFYRLNVVEINLPPLRERSDDVGILIYHFLNEQSAENNKSYLKINKDAFKILCRYKWKGNIRELKNTIENMVVLSTKEILEVDDIPEYIVDSVDMPNEPNIYPMDLNEAVEMLEKKKITEALKMSNNNKTKAAKILNIPRTTLYYKIEQLDIEG, from the coding sequence ATGTTGAATATGCAAATCGATAGTAGTACAAAAAGGATGAAATATGATGACTTAGTTCGTATGTATCAAACGCAAAAAATTATTATACAAACTATGAATCAAGGGTTATCTGCTATTGATACAGAAGGAAGATTAATCATTTGGAATAAATTTATGGAAGATAGATATAAAATATCAGCTTCAGAAATTTTAGGAAAAAAAATGAGCGATTTTTTAGTTGATACAATATCAGAGAGAGTATTAAATACTAAAGTTAGCATAAGTGATATATATTATAATAAAGACTTTCAAGAGAATAAAAATCAATATGGAGTAGTTCAAGCATATCCCGTTTATCAAGGTAAAACATTTTTAGGTGTAGTTTGTACTGAAGTAGACATAATAGATGCTAGTAAAATATCAAAAGAACTGGAAGCAACCCAAGAAAAAATTAAGTATTTGGAAAATGAAGTAAGAAATTTATCAGGAAGTTATTTTGATAATATATTAGGAAATTCATATCTGTTAGAAAAAGCTAAAAGTATGGCTAAACAAGTTGCTACTACGAATAGCTCCATAATGATACATGGTGAAAGTGGTACAGGCAAAGAAGTCTTTGCTAGAGCAATACATGATTATAGCCAAAGACAAGGTACCTTTATACCAGTAAACTGTAGTGCAATTCCTCAGGAATTATTTGAAAGTGAATTTTTTGGTTATGAGCCCGGAGCTTTTACAGGTGCAACCAGGACAGGAAAAGCTGGAATATTTGAATTAGCAGATGGTGGAACCATTTTTCTTGATGAAATAGGAGAATTACCACATAATATGCAGGCAAAATTATTGAGGGTGCTTCAAGAAAGAGAATTTATGAGAGTTGGTGGAAGTGATATTATTAAGGTCAATGTAAGAGTAATATCAGCTTCTAATAAAAATTTAAAAGAACTTGTTGAAGAAGGCAAATTTAGAGATGATTTGTTTTATAGATTAAATGTTGTAGAAATAAATTTACCGCCATTAAGAGAAAGAAGCGATGATGTAGGTATATTAATATATCATTTCTTAAATGAGCAGAGTGCAGAAAATAATAAATCATACTTAAAAATAAATAAAGATGCTTTTAAAATACTCTGTAGATATAAATGGAAAGGAAATATCAGAGAATTAAAAAATACTATAGAGAATATGGTGGTACTTTCTACTAAAGAAATTTTAGAGGTTGATGATATCCCTGAATATATAGTAGATTCTGTTGATATGCCAAATGAACCTAATATTTACCCCATGGATTTGAATGAGGCTGTTGAAATGTTGGAAAAAAAGAAAATAACAGAAGCTTTAAAAATGTCGAATAACAATAAAACTAAAGCTGCGAAAATATTAAATATTCCTAGGACTACTTTATATTATAAGATTGAACAACTTGATATAGAAGGATAA
- the prdC gene encoding proline reductase-associated electron transfer protein PrdC, giving the protein MSNTVHLLLKQNIGAKNTPIVKVGDEVKRGQLIGDYEGLGAYLHSSVDGKVIEINDDEIVIEANDVQSEDYVKIQQGSTIQETVKNAGIVGLGGAGFPTHIKLGTDLGGTGYILCNAAECEPILSHNMNQVLANPKKLIRGMQICMEACNAAHGVFALKEIHPKEIQALEKTIDDPRITVKAMPDLYPMGEERAVVRECLGVVLDTDKLPSEVNAVVINSETLGAIVDAVDDLKPLIDKQITVAGYLNTANSLEIFNNVPIGTKVGDLIERAGGIYKYGEYGEIIMGGPFTGLSTTYDSPIKKATGGILVTKPYEKDTRKMGLLVCACGGNEARLREIAGYMNSEVVGVERCKQAVEGKGGVLKCENPGHCPGQAEKMLKLKKAGAETVLISNCTDCTNTVMGVAPKMKMPVYHQTDTILETMGIEKVRYLKDGQKK; this is encoded by the coding sequence ATGTCTAATACTGTACATTTGCTTTTAAAGCAAAATATAGGAGCTAAAAATACTCCAATAGTTAAGGTTGGAGATGAAGTAAAAAGAGGTCAATTAATCGGTGACTATGAAGGCCTTGGTGCTTATCTTCATTCAAGTGTAGACGGAAAAGTAATAGAAATTAACGATGACGAAATAGTAATAGAAGCTAATGATGTTCAGAGTGAAGATTATGTTAAGATTCAGCAAGGTTCAACTATACAAGAAACTGTTAAAAATGCAGGTATAGTAGGCCTTGGAGGTGCTGGTTTCCCAACACATATCAAGCTTGGAACTGATTTAGGAGGAACTGGTTATATTTTATGTAATGCCGCTGAATGCGAGCCTATCTTAAGTCATAATATGAACCAGGTTTTAGCAAATCCAAAAAAATTGATAAGAGGTATGCAAATATGTATGGAAGCATGTAATGCAGCACATGGTGTATTTGCACTAAAAGAAATACATCCAAAGGAAATTCAAGCCTTGGAAAAAACAATAGACGATCCAAGAATAACTGTAAAAGCTATGCCTGATCTTTATCCAATGGGTGAAGAAAGAGCTGTAGTTAGAGAATGTCTTGGTGTAGTTCTAGATACAGATAAACTGCCTTCAGAAGTTAATGCAGTAGTAATAAATTCTGAAACTCTAGGTGCGATTGTAGATGCTGTAGATGATTTAAAACCATTAATAGACAAACAGATAACAGTTGCTGGATACTTAAATACAGCTAATTCACTTGAAATATTCAACAATGTACCAATAGGAACAAAGGTTGGAGATTTAATTGAAAGAGCTGGAGGAATTTATAAGTATGGGGAATACGGCGAGATTATAATGGGAGGACCTTTTACTGGTCTTAGCACTACATATGATTCTCCAATCAAAAAAGCAACTGGTGGTATATTAGTTACTAAGCCTTACGAAAAAGATACTAGAAAAATGGGTCTTTTAGTTTGTGCTTGTGGTGGTAATGAAGCTAGACTTAGAGAAATTGCTGGCTATATGAATTCAGAGGTAGTTGGTGTGGAAAGATGTAAGCAAGCTGTAGAAGGAAAAGGTGGCGTCCTTAAATGTGAAAATCCTGGACATTGTCCTGGACAAGCAGAAAAAATGCTGAAACTTAAGAAAGCAGGGGCTGAAACTGTTTTAATTTCAAATTGTACTGACTGTACAAATACAGTTATGGGTGTAGCACCAAAAATGAAGATGCCAGTTTATCATCAGACAGATACTATACTAGAAACTATGGGTATAGAAAAAGTTAGATACCTAAAAGATGGACAGAAAAAATAA
- the selD gene encoding selenide, water dikinase SelD, with product MAKEYKKLTEMTKAGGUAAKIGPEDLAGVLSQLPKNDNDKLKNLLVGLDTSDDAAIYKMTDEIALIQTLDFFTPMVDDPYTFGQIAAANALSDVYAMGGEPTVAMNIVCFPSCHDMNVLTEILKGGFDKVKESGCLLVGGHTVDDQEPKYGLSVSGIVHPDKVLANSGAKIGDKLILTKPIGAGIMNTAMKVDLVDDNAYKHVIDVMTHLNMYAARSFKKFDINSATDVTGFGMIGHSIEMAKASDVTLRLDSKKIPMLDQAKDFAAMGIVPEGAYKNMYYAKGDIKVNDDIEQTIMDVLHDPQTSGGLLISVDAKYADELAKDMLDNGAICAEIVGEVIEKKEKCVEIY from the coding sequence ATGGCGAAAGAATATAAAAAATTAACAGAGATGACAAAGGCTGGAGGCTGAGCAGCTAAAATAGGGCCAGAGGATCTGGCTGGAGTACTTTCACAACTGCCTAAAAATGATAATGATAAATTGAAAAATTTGCTTGTTGGACTTGATACATCTGATGATGCGGCAATATACAAGATGACGGATGAAATTGCACTTATACAAACCTTGGATTTCTTTACACCAATGGTTGATGATCCATATACATTTGGACAAATTGCCGCAGCGAACGCTTTATCAGATGTATATGCTATGGGAGGCGAACCCACTGTTGCTATGAACATTGTATGTTTTCCATCATGTCACGATATGAATGTTTTAACAGAAATATTAAAAGGTGGATTTGATAAGGTAAAAGAAAGTGGATGTTTATTAGTAGGAGGTCATACAGTTGATGATCAAGAACCCAAATATGGATTATCTGTATCTGGTATAGTTCATCCAGATAAAGTACTGGCAAATTCTGGAGCAAAAATAGGAGATAAATTAATTCTTACTAAGCCTATTGGAGCTGGAATAATGAATACAGCCATGAAAGTTGACTTAGTTGATGATAATGCATATAAACATGTAATTGATGTAATGACACATCTAAATATGTATGCTGCTAGAAGTTTTAAGAAATTTGATATTAATTCAGCTACGGATGTTACTGGATTTGGAATGATAGGTCATTCAATAGAAATGGCGAAAGCATCTGATGTTACACTTAGACTTGATTCAAAAAAAATACCAATGCTTGACCAAGCAAAAGATTTTGCCGCTATGGGAATTGTTCCTGAGGGTGCCTACAAAAATATGTATTATGCAAAAGGTGATATCAAAGTGAATGATGATATTGAGCAGACGATTATGGACGTATTACATGACCCACAAACATCAGGTGGTTTATTAATATCAGTAGATGCAAAATATGCTGATGAGCTTGCAAAGGATATGCTAGATAATGGGGCAATTTGTGCTGAAATAGTTGGCGAAGTAATTGAGAAAAAAGAAAAATGTGTAGAAATATATTAA
- a CDS encoding helix-hairpin-helix domain-containing protein gives MKKTTIKKIISKKKNKITVYISGAVSSPGVISVYSNMCLDEVIKKLGGFSKDADIERINLAMKLEDGQHYIIPRKGDPIPNQDTSLNVNTNSNMINNQDKSSNNRKININTASKEELDSIPGVGPSTADKILEYRKEKGRFNKIEDLKNISGIGDKKFEKMKNNVSVN, from the coding sequence TTGAAAAAAACAACGATAAAGAAAATCATAAGCAAGAAAAAAAATAAAATAACTGTTTATATAAGTGGTGCAGTTTCAAGTCCCGGTGTTATTTCTGTTTATTCAAATATGTGTCTTGATGAAGTGATAAAAAAATTGGGAGGATTCAGTAAAGATGCCGATATTGAGAGAATAAACTTAGCGATGAAACTTGAAGATGGTCAACATTATATAATTCCTAGAAAAGGTGATCCAATACCAAATCAAGATACTAGTTTGAATGTAAATACAAATTCAAATATGATCAATAATCAAGATAAATCATCCAATAATAGAAAAATCAATATAAATACAGCTTCAAAAGAGGAACTGGATTCCATACCAGGAGTTGGACCATCCACTGCTGATAAAATATTAGAATATAGAAAAGAAAAAGGAAGATTTAATAAAATAGAAGATTTAAAAAATATTTCAGGAATAGGCGATAAAAAATTTGAAAAAATGAAAAATAATGTGAGTGTAAATTAG
- a CDS encoding sugar transporter encodes MSITNETAQSHANDPAVCCCRFEAGTVVEAANLEDPAIFPDLVDSGLLEIPDNVLTIGQVLGAKLTQTLDALSPMTPDNVEDFKDDSSKEADIEEESDDAIEEKTNVDSSNAVNTSQSNLASGVIKIYIAEGKDIKLEFPVI; translated from the coding sequence ATGTCAATTACAAATGAAACAGCACAGTCACATGCTAATGATCCAGCAGTATGTTGTTGTAGATTTGAAGCAGGAACAGTAGTAGAAGCAGCAAATTTAGAAGATCCGGCAATTTTTCCAGATCTTGTAGATTCGGGATTGTTAGAAATTCCAGATAATGTTTTAACTATAGGTCAAGTTTTAGGAGCAAAATTAACTCAAACTCTGGATGCATTATCACCGATGACTCCAGACAATGTAGAGGATTTTAAGGATGATTCATCTAAAGAGGCTGATATTGAGGAAGAAAGTGATGATGCTATAGAAGAAAAAACAAATGTGGATTCATCAAATGCAGTAAATACAAGTCAATCAAATTTGGCTTCGGGAGTAATAAAGATTTATATAGCTGAAGGAAAAGATATTAAACTTGAATTTCCAGTTATTTAG
- the selB gene encoding selenocysteine-specific translation elongation factor yields the protein MKHIVVGTAGHIDHGKTTLIKALTGRETDTLDEEKKRGISINLGFTYFDLPSGKSVGIVDVPGHEKFIKNMLAGAAGLDIVLLVVAADEGVMPQTVEHLDILSYLNIKNGLIVMTKCDMVDEELLELAEEDIRESLRGSFMDDADIIKVDSISRRGIDELINKLDILCEKVEEKDSNLPFRMNIDRVFSVKGFGTVVTGTILEGKIKNTDTLEIYPSKKIAQIRNIQVHSHNVDFAYAGQRTAINISNLKSSQIQRGDILAATDSMLESMMIDTKIRLLNHDDIKLENWDRLKIYHGTREILCRAVPLENEVMTKGQEGFVQLRLEEPIICKKLDAFVLRTYSPMITVGGGIIIDISDKKHGINKNTPKVIEELKIKELGDPKRVLEIYLKNSSSIYPSIENMMSYTGQSKESILSMLENLIKDNKIYNFSNKYIHESYLEFLQEKLLKILTEYHEENKLKIGMPKKEAGHKLDSSLKLKELDALYQLLEYMGHIKTSTNTVSKKDFDVILSDKDLKIKSSIIKEIEKLGYSDILDLEYFEEKGKDYKSIVDSMIGNELILLDGKFLFSKKLYDQAKSIVENIINKNKKMTIADFRDEVGSSRKISMLILEKFDKDNFTKRVENYRVLYTK from the coding sequence GTGAAACATATAGTAGTTGGAACAGCTGGACATATTGACCATGGAAAAACGACCCTTATAAAAGCTCTTACAGGTAGGGAAACAGATACACTAGACGAAGAAAAGAAAAGGGGAATATCAATAAATCTAGGATTTACTTATTTTGATTTACCAAGTGGAAAATCAGTTGGAATAGTGGATGTTCCAGGACATGAGAAATTTATAAAAAATATGTTGGCTGGAGCAGCAGGTCTAGATATTGTATTACTTGTAGTTGCTGCAGATGAAGGTGTAATGCCACAGACAGTAGAGCATTTAGATATACTATCATACTTAAATATAAAAAATGGTTTAATAGTTATGACAAAGTGTGATATGGTTGATGAAGAATTATTAGAATTAGCTGAAGAGGATATTAGAGAAAGCCTAAGAGGAAGTTTTATGGATGATGCTGATATTATTAAAGTAGATTCTATTTCAAGAAGAGGTATTGATGAATTAATAAATAAACTAGATATCTTATGTGAAAAAGTTGAAGAAAAAGATTCAAACCTACCTTTTAGGATGAATATAGACAGAGTATTTTCCGTAAAAGGATTTGGGACTGTAGTTACAGGTACAATACTGGAAGGAAAAATTAAAAATACAGATACGTTAGAAATTTATCCATCAAAAAAAATTGCTCAAATAAGAAATATACAAGTACATAGTCATAATGTAGATTTTGCTTATGCAGGACAAAGAACAGCAATAAATATATCTAATTTGAAATCTTCACAAATTCAAAGAGGAGATATTTTAGCTGCGACAGACTCGATGCTTGAATCAATGATGATAGATACAAAAATTAGACTCTTAAACCATGATGATATAAAGCTTGAAAATTGGGATAGACTGAAAATTTATCATGGAACTAGGGAGATACTATGCAGAGCAGTGCCACTAGAAAATGAAGTGATGACTAAAGGGCAAGAGGGATTTGTTCAATTAAGATTAGAAGAACCTATAATATGTAAAAAGTTAGATGCTTTTGTACTTAGAACATATTCGCCTATGATCACAGTTGGAGGTGGTATTATTATAGATATATCTGACAAAAAACATGGTATTAATAAAAATACCCCAAAAGTAATTGAGGAGTTGAAAATTAAAGAATTAGGTGATCCAAAGAGGGTTTTAGAAATTTATCTAAAGAATTCATCATCTATTTATCCAAGTATAGAAAATATGATGTCATATACAGGGCAGTCAAAAGAAAGCATACTTTCTATGCTAGAAAATTTAATTAAAGATAATAAAATTTATAATTTCTCAAATAAGTATATTCATGAATCATACTTAGAATTTTTACAAGAAAAGTTATTAAAAATACTTACAGAATATCATGAAGAAAATAAACTTAAGATAGGTATGCCCAAAAAAGAAGCTGGTCATAAGTTAGATTCATCATTAAAGCTTAAAGAATTAGATGCTTTATATCAACTATTAGAATATATGGGGCACATAAAAACTTCAACAAATACAGTTTCAAAAAAAGATTTTGATGTAATACTAAGTGATAAGGATTTGAAAATTAAGAGTTCAATTATAAAAGAAATAGAAAAACTAGGATATTCAGATATTTTAGATTTGGAATATTTTGAAGAAAAAGGAAAAGATTATAAATCAATAGTTGACTCTATGATAGGTAATGAATTGATATTACTTGATGGTAAATTTCTTTTTTCTAAAAAATTGTACGATCAAGCAAAGTCCATTGTAGAGAATATAATAAATAAAAATAAAAAAATGACAATAGCGGATTTTAGAGATGAAGTAGGATCAAGTAGAAAAATTAGTATGCTAATACTTGAAAAATTTGACAAGGATAATTTTACCAAGAGAGTAGAAAATTATAGAGTATTATATACTAAGTAA